The Uruburuella testudinis genome window below encodes:
- a CDS encoding immunity 8 family protein, with protein MIKLTLRNINLYNENFEEFTPEIADNFHQWIDLDIGIEGEQGSSIFSVCVCSPKWIAHNCRKEGFFWSNALVMEEFNHVIIKNEINKILLYSSKETWDLSLSNLLKFFSWEFEDYHPNL; from the coding sequence ATGATTAAATTAACTTTAAGAAATATAAACCTATATAATGAGAATTTTGAAGAATTTACCCCTGAAATTGCAGATAACTTTCACCAATGGATAGATTTAGATATTGGTATAGAAGGTGAGCAGGGATCATCAATATTTTCAGTCTGTGTTTGTTCTCCTAAATGGATTGCACATAATTGCAGAAAAGAAGGTTTTTTTTGGTCAAATGCGTTAGTAATGGAAGAATTTAATCATGTAATCATCAAAAATGAAATCAACAAAATCTTGCTATACTCTTCAAAAGAGACTTGGGATTTATCTTTATCAAATTTATTAAAATTTTTCTCCTGGGAGTTTGAAGATTATCATCCAAATTTGTAA